The nucleotide sequence TCAAAAGATCATTGAGACACTGACCCAGCAGCTTCAAGCAAAGGGAAGGGAGTTGAATGACTTCAGGGAGAAACATAATATTCGGCTAATGGGTGAGGATGAGAAGCCAGCAGCCAAGGACAATGGGGAGGGGTCTGGGGCCAAGGCCAGTTCAGCTGGTGTGCTGGTCTCCTAAAAATCAAGACCTCTGTCACATTTTTCTCCCATGCCTCTTAAACATACcctgtattattatttttctttgttgctgctcttgtaatatttttgttaaataaatggTTTGGTCTCAATGCCCAGTTCTGTTCTGAGGCTTTCTCCTGTGTTATTGATAAAAACTGAGAAGAGGGACCAAGTCAAGACTCATTCAGTTGAATTATACAGATAGCTAGTGGCTCTTATGATAGGCTAAAAACTCAGAATGTCATCATTAGGACTTTCAAtgttctttccccaccccaccacacccccagaaaagatggagagattcaTTGTCTGACTTCTAGATTGGCATTTAATGAGCAACTGCATAGGTCTGCTAGAATAATGCTTTGTGTGTTTGGATGAACTGCAGAAGCAATTTCCCTGGCTCAGAAAGATAGTTCCAGTGTATAAACATCTGGACTAGCTGTCCTGCCATCCTCACCAAAGCCTCCAACTAGATAGAGCTGGTCATTCCAGAGGCAGGTTCGATGGCCTACCCGTTTCATGCTTCGATCTGCACATGGAAAGTGGAACCATCGCTGGGTCGATTTGCCTGTGATGGGGGGAAACACTTTAGAATATAGATTTGGAAAAATTACCTTATTAAGATCTGTCCACTCCCTTCCCCTTGGCCATTTCCTGTATTTGGTAATCCACTGTTGGTTGACTTAAACGTGCTAATTTCCCCAACCTGACTCTTAACCATCCTCTCTTtgtactccccacccccccatcccaaTTTCTCCCAACTATGAGGAAGCTCTCACGACTATCATAGATGTAGAGGTCATTGCAGACTGTGTCCCGAGCTCTGGTCAGAGTTTCTCCACCAAACAGCACAGCAAAGGGCCCCACCACGGAGCAGGAATGGTGCCGAAGTCCCCGGGGCCCCTCCAGGGACCCCTGCTCACTGCTCACTAGCTGAGAGAGCTGTTCTGTCAGCCGAGAGGCAACAACCGGCTCTTCCTGGGTGGGGTGCCAGAGAAATGGGAAGGGATGGGAGATACATTGTATCGTAGGTAAGAGCTGGCCTGGAAGCCATCTCTGACAGGCAAGTCCCTCATCTCTCAGCGGCTTTGCAGACCCCTGAGGGATCCCCTGCATACATTCGGGTGGTCTGTTGATCGTGGATGAGGATAAAAATTACCCCTTATTTCAgcataactggtttcctttgtaatcgcACGTTATTCTGCATGTTTGGAACCAGTCTTGGGAGGCAGGGTTCACAGGCTTCAGCCGGCCTGCCAAAGGGTTCCCTGACCCCCAAGTGCTTGGGAAGCCCTCTCCCGGATCACTCACCTGGATCTGCCCCGGTCCCCAGCGCCCCGCCACTTCGGGCTCGGGGGAGTTGCAGCCTCCGAAGAGTAGGAGCTGGTGGCCGGGGTGCGGGCCGCCGGTGCGGAGCAGCGCGGCGCAGTGGCCGGAGCGTGAGGCCGTGTGGCTGCCCTCTTCGCGGTAGCTGCGGGGATGGATAGCTCAGGCCGGGCCCGGGCCGGGGAGGGAACCAAAGGGGCTCGGCCTGCCCGCGCGTGCCCGTGGGCGGCTTCCCGCGGGGGCTCCCTACCTGTAGGTGCGCGCGGGGGGGTCCACGCGCAGGGTGTAGACGCTCCCGTAGCGGCGCTGGGTGCGGGTGCCGCCCTCGCGGCCGGCCACGCGCAGCTCGCGGTCCGACAGGCGGGTGCAGGTGTGGCTGCTGAGCCCGGCCGGGGCAGAGCTGTCCCGGGCTGCGGACCACGCCTCCCAGGCCCCGCGCTCCGCATCCAGGGCCGCCACGGCCGCCACGCGCCGGGACCCGTCCCAGCCACCCACCACGCAGAGCCAGCGACCGCCCACGGACACCGCGTCATGATGGCTGCGCCTGGGCCCCCCGGGACCGCCAACCCGCTGGGCCTGGCCCGCTGCGGGGTCAAAGGTCACCGCGTCCCCTAGGGGCTCTCGCGCGCCCCCACACGACAGGCCCCCAACAACATAGAACCGATCCCGCAGTACAGTGCACGAGTGGAACGCCCGCGCCAGAAGCGGGTCACGCGCCACAGACCGCCAGACCCAAGCAGGGCGCCGGGCCGCAGccatggagggggagggggcggtCCCAGGGCCAGGAGGTGCTTCTGCCCCTCCTCGCCTCTCACCCGCCTAGTACGCCCTCCGCCCGCCTCCAGGCTCGCGGGAGCCCCGCCCTAAACCTtacccaacccctccccccccaccctgagGCGAGTTCTCCCCCACCTCGAAGCCCCGCCTTTCCCAGTGTTGCCCTGGTAACGACGGCTGTTGGCAACTGCGTGGCCGGAAAGGCTTGGTTACCATAGCGACGGGATGCACATACAAGCTCTGTTACCACTGTAGCGACCAGGTGTCCAGTAAGGTGTCGGTAACTATGGCAACTGGGGGGGCGGTAGGGAGTGCCCCAACGAGGACTAATTGGGAGCTTCAGGGCCCGGGTAGGTAAGGTCGAGTGGGGTGGAAAGAAGGAGCGAGGAACCCCGCTGTGCTCTACCAGTGCCATGAATCAGGTCGAGGTGGATAGGTAGGGGACTGGAACAGTGTCTCCCTGCCAGGCAGCTGGGAACTGCGATTCTTTCTttatgacttctgaggtcctagGCTGTACCCAGGTCTTAGGGATGTGATAAGTACTGGAGATTTggagacctagtttcaaatcctagctctgccactagcCTCCTAATAAATCACCCCAACTCAGGGAGATTCCTCCATTCCTATGCctccagcttagcacagtgcattgtACATggcattcattcactcatttattcattcctttcggataaaatgagagtattggaatAGATAGGTGTTTCTCAGATAGATAGGTGACACTCTTTAGCTTGAAATACTGACAACTAAAAAAATGTTAGTTTGAGTATCTGGAAGCAAGGACCCCCCCCCTCCAAGTATTTTGAAGCAAAATACCAAGAAattgttatatataataaatatttctattatatattCTCTTAAAAATCCAGaaggctggggcagctaggtgggtgcagtgagtagagcactggccctggagtcaggaggacccgagttgaaatgtggtctcagacacttgacacttac is from Trichosurus vulpecula isolate mTriVul1 chromosome 7, mTriVul1.pri, whole genome shotgun sequence and encodes:
- the KLHDC9 gene encoding kelch domain-containing protein 9, whose product is MAAARRPAWVWRSVARDPLLARAFHSCTVLRDRFYVVGGLSCGGAREPLGDAVTFDPAAGQAQRVGGPGGPRRSHHDAVSVGGRWLCVVGGWDGSRRVAAVAALDAERGAWEAWSAARDSSAPAGLSSHTCTRLSDRELRVAGREGGTRTQRRYGSVYTLRVDPPARTYSYREEGSHTASRSGHCAALLRTGGPHPGHQLLLFGGCNSPEPEVAGRWGPGQIQEEPVVASRLTEQLSQLVSSEQGSLEGPRGLRHHSCSVVGPFAVLFGGETLTRARDTVCNDLYIYDSRKSTQRWFHFPCADRSMKRVGHRTCLWNDQLYLVGGFGEDGRTASPDVYTLELSF